A genome region from Candidatus Binatia bacterium includes the following:
- a CDS encoding adenosine deaminase family protein, translating into MPQGSLARRIPKIHLHCHLEGSLRAATFVELARKHGVPLRYHPPFDSAQPFDSAQGDRSSFDSAQDDTHSAQGDMRSARDETRSVYAFESFQEFLYLFAAVSRSLHDPEDYARLAREFVEDALAQGVIYGELFVSPPVWTFFNPELDVRAAMEAVVAELRKARPRANFALLPDLTRNFGAERAMETARAIAEFDELDVIGVSLGGDEARFPARLFGDVFAYARAQGLRCVAHAGEADGAASVRDAVEILNAERIGHGIRALEDPAVVALLAQRGVALEICPTSNRLTGAALGEHPHPYVELDRHGCRVTIDCDDPAIFGASIADEYALVERTAGPAALERFVRAAIAASFASGAEKRRMESAVDAAVAELPVTSRS; encoded by the coding sequence ATGCCTCAAGGTTCGCTCGCGCGGCGAATACCGAAAATCCACCTGCACTGCCATCTCGAGGGAAGCCTGCGCGCAGCGACATTCGTCGAACTCGCGCGCAAGCACGGCGTGCCTCTACGGTATCACCCACCCTTCGACTCCGCTCAGCCCTTCGACTCCGCTCAGGGTGACAGATCATCCTTCGACTCCGCTCAGGATGACACGCACTCCGCTCAGGGTGACATGCGCTCCGCACGGGATGAGACGAGAAGCGTCTATGCCTTTGAGAGCTTTCAGGAGTTTCTCTATCTGTTTGCGGCGGTCAGCAGATCGCTGCACGATCCGGAGGATTACGCGCGGCTCGCTCGCGAGTTCGTCGAAGACGCGTTAGCGCAGGGCGTGATCTACGGCGAGCTCTTCGTCTCGCCGCCGGTCTGGACGTTCTTCAACCCAGAGCTCGACGTGCGCGCGGCGATGGAGGCCGTCGTTGCCGAACTGCGTAAGGCGCGGCCGCGCGCGAACTTCGCGCTGCTGCCCGATCTCACGCGCAACTTCGGCGCCGAGCGGGCGATGGAGACCGCGCGAGCGATAGCGGAGTTCGACGAGCTCGACGTGATCGGCGTCTCGCTCGGGGGCGACGAGGCGCGCTTTCCGGCCAGGCTCTTCGGCGACGTCTTTGCCTACGCGCGCGCGCAGGGGCTTCGGTGCGTCGCGCACGCCGGCGAGGCCGACGGCGCCGCGAGCGTTCGCGACGCGGTCGAGATCCTCAATGCCGAGCGCATCGGACATGGGATTCGCGCGCTCGAGGACCCCGCCGTCGTCGCTCTGCTCGCGCAACGCGGCGTGGCGCTCGAGATCTGTCCGACCTCGAACCGTTTGACGGGCGCGGCGCTCGGCGAGCACCCGCATCCCTACGTCGAACTCGATCGGCACGGTTGCCGCGTGACGATAGATTGCGACGATCCCGCGATCTTCGGCGCGTCGATCGCCGACGAGTACGCGCTCGTCGAAAGAACCGCCGGTCCGGCCGCCCTCGAGCGCTTCGTTCGCGCGGCGATCGCAGCGTCGTTCGCCTCCGGCGCGGAGAAGCGGCGGATGGAATCCGCCGTCGACGCCGCCGTTGCGGAACTCCCGGTCACGTCGAGAAG